Proteins encoded together in one Kutzneria kofuensis window:
- a CDS encoding carboxymuconolactone decarboxylase family protein: MTRIPVVSKDKAGPLVRGMYWFAERRYGAVPEPYAVFAQHRGLLKAAAVHELAVERTATKLPVSLRHLVQYRVAVVLGCSWCVDFGTMLQRLNGLDIDRLREIDDYETSPRYTDIERKALAYADAMTATPPTVTDEQVAELDAELGHVGVIELTYLIALENQRSRINHALGIVDQGFTSGEACRVPRV; encoded by the coding sequence ATGACGAGGATTCCTGTGGTGAGCAAGGACAAGGCTGGCCCGCTGGTGCGCGGGATGTACTGGTTCGCCGAGCGCCGCTACGGCGCGGTGCCCGAGCCGTACGCGGTGTTCGCCCAGCACCGAGGGCTGCTCAAGGCCGCCGCTGTGCACGAGCTCGCGGTGGAGCGGACCGCCACGAAGCTGCCGGTGAGCCTGCGGCATCTGGTGCAGTACCGGGTCGCCGTGGTGCTGGGCTGCTCGTGGTGCGTCGACTTCGGCACCATGCTGCAGCGGCTGAACGGGCTGGACATCGACCGGCTGCGGGAGATCGACGACTACGAGACCTCGCCGCGCTACACCGACATCGAACGCAAGGCGCTCGCCTACGCCGACGCGATGACGGCGACGCCGCCCACCGTCACCGACGAGCAGGTGGCGGAGCTGGACGCCGAGCTGGGGCACGTCGGCGTGATCGAGCTGACCTACCTGATCGCGTTGGAGAACCAGCGCAGCCGGATCAACCATGCGCTGGGGATCGTGGACCAGGGCTTCACCTCGGGGGAGGCCTGTCGGGTGCCGCGAGTGTGA
- a CDS encoding serpin family protein, with product MDLAFTLALHRAVDPDPDNDLCWSPFSVLSALGLTAEAAEGASRDELVGALLGDDTAGDLRAQATLLAAAAELADTGHGDPPVLAVSNTLWAVEDLPIRREFAEELARWPNGSVKGAPFADAPEDARKLINTDVAETTRGLIPELIPPGSIKPMTVAALVNALYLKVAWHHPFTAGATAPRPFHAPTGTYEPPSMRQTQRLGYDHRGGWQVVVLPAAGGVEAVLLLPDEQLTAAEPELDAAKLADLLDTSSSQRVQLTMPKINVSTRASIKHPLLDLGVRLLFKPGQAELTRLCPDPRLYVDDVLHESVLKFDEQGLEGAAATATVMRTMSMSVAAEPIVVDVDRPFLVVVRHRETGVPYFVARIVHP from the coding sequence GTGGACCTGGCGTTCACCCTCGCCCTGCACCGCGCGGTCGACCCCGATCCGGACAACGACCTGTGCTGGTCGCCGTTCTCGGTGCTGAGCGCGCTCGGGCTGACCGCGGAGGCAGCCGAGGGCGCGAGCCGGGACGAACTCGTCGGCGCCCTGCTCGGTGACGACACGGCGGGCGACCTGCGGGCGCAGGCCACACTGCTGGCGGCGGCCGCCGAGCTGGCCGACACCGGGCACGGCGATCCGCCGGTGCTGGCCGTGTCCAACACGCTGTGGGCGGTCGAGGACCTGCCGATCCGGCGGGAGTTCGCCGAGGAGCTCGCGCGCTGGCCCAACGGCTCGGTCAAGGGCGCGCCGTTCGCCGACGCGCCCGAGGACGCCAGGAAGCTGATCAACACCGACGTCGCGGAGACCACCCGGGGCCTGATCCCGGAATTGATCCCGCCGGGCAGCATCAAGCCGATGACGGTCGCCGCCCTGGTCAACGCCCTGTACCTGAAGGTCGCCTGGCACCACCCGTTCACCGCCGGGGCCACGGCGCCGCGGCCGTTCCACGCGCCGACCGGCACGTACGAGCCGCCGAGCATGCGGCAGACCCAGCGGCTCGGCTACGACCACCGGGGCGGCTGGCAGGTTGTCGTGTTGCCGGCGGCCGGCGGTGTGGAGGCCGTCCTGCTGCTGCCGGACGAGCAGCTGACCGCCGCCGAGCCCGAACTCGACGCCGCCAAGCTGGCCGACCTGCTCGACACCTCGTCGTCGCAGCGCGTGCAGCTGACCATGCCGAAGATCAACGTCAGCACCCGGGCCAGCATCAAGCATCCGCTGCTGGACCTCGGCGTGCGGCTGTTGTTCAAGCCCGGCCAGGCTGAGCTGACGCGGTTGTGCCCCGATCCGCGGCTGTACGTCGACGACGTGCTGCACGAGTCGGTGCTGAAGTTCGACGAGCAGGGTCTCGAGGGTGCCGCCGCAACCGCGACGGTCATGCGGACGATGTCGATGTCCGTGGCGGCGGAGCCGATCGTCGTGGACGTCGACCGGCCGTTCCTGGTCGTCGTGCGGCACCGGGAGACCGGTGTGCCGTACTTCGTCGCACGGATCGTGCATCCGTAG